A region of Stegostoma tigrinum isolate sSteTig4 chromosome 3, sSteTig4.hap1, whole genome shotgun sequence DNA encodes the following proteins:
- the LOC125451139 gene encoding very low-density lipoprotein receptor-like produces MYLVSGKCEGNRSMCTINNGGCLERDTCIQHTNGVHCLCPDDTWEAQQDYGTTLQCERTFFLCDDGSECVSMEYKCDGDRDCPDGSDEIGCSEVCDEPDAFHCSDGTKCIQGELRCDGIEQCPDGSDETTCSQETDSCGFWCDDHQRCIPSDWICDGSKDCTDKTDEFNCGCSSDDFICNDGQCISLAFRCDSKYDCKDHSDEHNCPKQKHLCKPDEVMCPASKECIIKEWWCDDDVDCEDGTDEQNCKLSKVKCGEFQWTCGDYSQCIPDFWQCDGQRDCKDGSDEVKCQPRPCTSSEFQCASLMCINMSLVCNGRDDCTDGSDEGGDCGVQDCKDCMHVCYKTPDGPKCGCETGFKFMADLRTCIDVDECKELPTRPCSQICLNMNGTYSCSCHAGFLLTNDGYSCKVTGAEPVLLVTIHHDILLYGLHSAKKDFVPELAKSAIFSMDYDWKEKIIFWVDTYSESIKWMKLYQQEKGTLIKEIHSDCVAVDWVGRNIYWTDGVASCILAARLNMALNGPQEYTIVVDTDIDQPHSLVLQPLNGLMYWAEIGSKPHIERAGMDGTNRKLLIKSRLGWPTSLTIDPLGRKLLWADGQLHCIGMANLDGTNIKLFQLTHTRRPFAVALFEDEIFWSDMELRTVQKVDRLGKSRTVLLKRDVQPHGLKVMHEILQPQAYNPCEEMGCKHFCLLGPGLKGSCHCEPGMLLADDGLTCLKSEDKPFLLMISPTVLLQVYLKHLQPDTGLKALPEHLAYQLINNQVASADYVWKDKLVYFSDSEEGIVGSVMLGSNSSSVQKIFQVNDIMSLKVDWLSGNLYWITRTPNVIEVASVNGAYRLVLIDNLYHSNSLSLHPPDGIMCFSEWGSEDQKVGPRIQCSQMDGQKRKVLWKKCRLPTSLLLAESGTRLYWIDLGHNVIDSVLLDGSEFREIQAGLEAQSVFAYGEDILFWTTIHDGYTRMWYSMMGQKKQQWFEVQQKIVGLKVYSRQQQQGYNFCSEKNGGCDHLCLAYPRGRSCRCSVGYLIINGSKCEAMECPPETWQCHDQLSCILNEQVCDDKRHCADGSDEMECFLTWEKSALTTHVLPRPSVSPSEEHSSNSSKWLPVSTTHYPEGHSVSSSSREKSSTALSHEVSLKYANVSTVTKVSSSQMVNISVTKGAGRSSSCTAQMCNMRGRCSIVNGMITCKCHEGYTGRFCEEEEMEGVSVLLILGILALVLLVVVGTIIFKKRAAKRRARTNMQQTTGHGNQTFRNEAFVEVPEIPQTSN; encoded by the exons ATACCTGGGAAGCTCAGCAAGACTATGGTACAACACTACAGTGTGAGCGCACCTTCTTCCTTTGTGACGATGGGTCTGAATGTGTCAGTATGGAATACAAGTGTGATGGTGACAGAGACTGTCCTGATGGGTCTGATGAAATTGGCTGTTCAGAAGTGTGTGATGAACCAG ATGCATTTCATTGTTCAGATGGGACCAAATGTATTCAGGGAGAGCTGCGTTGTGATGGCATTGAGCAATGTCCAGATGGATCTGATGAAACTACCTGCAGCCAAGAAACCGATAGCTGTGGTTTCTGGTGTGATGATCACCAGAGATGTATTCCTTCAGACTGGATATGTGATGGCAGCAAAGACTGTACAGACAAAACTGATGAATTTAACTGTG GTTGTAGCAGTGATGACTTCATCTGCAACGATGGCCAGTGTATTTCTCTCGCTTTCCGCTGTGATTCAAAATATGACTGCAAGGATCACTCAGATGAGCACAACTGTCCAAAACAGAAACATCTTTGCAAACCTGATGAGGTGATGTGCCCTGCCAGTAAGGAATGCATAATAAAGGAGTGGTGGTGTGATGATGATGTCGACTGTGAAGATGGGACAGATGAACAG AACTGCAAGCTTTCAAAAGTTAAGTGTGGTGAATTTCAATGGACATGTGGTGACTACTCCCAGTGTATTCCAGACTTCTGGCAGTGTGATGGACAGAGAGATTGTAAAGATGGCAGTGATGAAGTTAAGT GCCAACCAAGACCCTGCACTAGCTCTGAATTTCAATGTGCTTCATTGATGTGCATCAACATGAGCTTGGTCTGTAATGGAAGGGATGACTGCACAGATGGCTCTGATGAAGGAGGTGACTGTGGTGTTCAGGATTGCAAAGACTGCATGCATGTATGTTATAAGACACCAGATGGACCT aaatgtggctgtgAGACTGGGTTCAAGTTCATGGCTGACTTGCGTACTTGTATTGATGTTGATGAGTGCAAAGAACTGCCAACCAGACCATGTAGTCAAATATGTCTTAACATGAATGGAACCTACAGCTGCAGTTGTCATGCTGGGTTCCTGCTCACCAATGATGGATACAGTTGTAAGGTGACAG GTGCTGAGCCAGTTCTCCTTGTAACCATTCACCATGATATTTTGCTATATGGACTGCACAGTGCAAAAAAAGACTTTGTGCCTGAACTTGCCAAAAGTGCCATATTTTCCATGGATTATGACTGGAAAGAAAAAATAATCTTCTGGGTTGATACATACTCTGAAAGCATAAAGTGGATGAAGCTGTATCAACAAGAGAAAGGAACACTAATCAAAG AAATACATTCTGATTGCGTAGCTGTGGACTGGGTAGGCCGAAACATTTATTGGACTGATGGAGTTGCTAGCTGTATTCTGGCAGCCAGGTTGAACATGGCACTGAATGGACCCCAAGAATATACCATTGTAGTTGATACAGATATTGACCAACCCCATTCTTTGGTTCTGCAGCCACTTAATGG GCTAATGTACTGGGCTGAGATTGGAAGCAAACCACACATTGAGAGAGCAGGAATGGATGGAACCAACAGAAAGCTCCTAATCAAAAGTAGACTAGGTTGGCCAACTAGTCTGACAATTGATCCCCTTGGCAGGAAACTACTTTGGGCTGATGGTCAACTGCATTGCATTGGTATGGCCAATTTAGATGGCACAAATATAAAG CTTTTCCAGCTGACTCATACTCGTAGACCATTTGCTGTAGCTTTATTTGAAGATGAAATCTTCTGGTCTGACATGGAACTGAGAACTGTTCAGAAAGTTGACAGACTAGGAAAGAGCAGGACTGTCCTCTTGAAACGTGACGTTCAACCACATGGATTGAAG GTAATGCATGAGATTCTGCAGCCGCAAGCATATAACCCTTGTGAAGAAATGGGCTGCAAACACTTCTGCTTACTTGGCCCTGGACTGAAAGGGAGTTGTCATTGTGAGCCAGGCATGTTGCTGGCTGATGATGGGCTGACTTGCTTGAAATCTGAAGACAAACCTTTTCTCCTCATGATTTCTCCTACTGTCCTCCTTCAG GTATACTTAAAACACCTACAACCGGATACAGGGTTAAAGGCTTTGCCAGAGCACCTAGCATACCAACTAATTAACAATCAAGTGGCCTCAGCAGATTATGTCTGGAAAGACAAATTAGTCTATTTTTCTGACTCTGAAGAAGGCATTGTTGGAAGTGTTATGCTGGGGTCAAATTCATCCTCTGTGCAAAAGATTTTCCAGGTTAATGACATCATGTCACTGAAAGTGGACTGGTTGAGTGGTAACCTTTACTGGATCACCAGGACCCCCAATGTAATTGAAGTAGCATCTGTAAATGGTGCTTACAGACTTGTCCTGATTGACAATCTCTACCATTCAAATTCACTTTCATTACACCCACCTGATGGTATCATGTGCTTTTCTGAGTGgggttcagaagaccaaaaagtTGGCCCAAGAATTCAATGTTCCCAAATggatggacagaaaagaaaagTACTCTGGAAAAAGTGTCGCCTCCCTACAAGCCTGCTCCTTGCAGAATCTGGTACTCGGCTTTATTGGATTGATTTAG GTCACAATGTTATTGACAGTGTTCTCCTGGATGGTTCAGAATTTAGAGAAATTCAAGCAGGCCTTGAAGCACAGTCTGTCTTTGCATATGGTGAGGACATTCTCTTCTGGACAACTATACATGATG GTTATACAAGGATGTGGTACAGCATGATGGGACAGAAAAAGCAACAATGGTTTGAAGTACAGCAGAAAATTGTTGGTCTGAAAGTGTACAGCAGACAGCAGCAACAAG GGTACAACTTCTGTTCTGAGAAGAATGGTGGTTGTGATCACCTGTGCCTAGCATACCCAAGAGGAAGATCATGTAGATGTTCAGTGGGATATCTGATCATCAATGGCAGCAAGTGTGAAGCCATGGAGTGCCCACCTGAGACTTGGCAGTGCCATGATCAATTGAGCTGCATCTTAAATGAACAAGTGTGTGATGACAAAAGGCATTGTGCTGATGGATCTGACGAAATGGAGT gcTTTCTAACATGGGAGAAATCTGCATTGACAACTCATGTACTTCCTAGACCGTCAGTCTctccctctgaagaacattcatCTAATTCTTCAAAATGGCTTCCAGTCTCTACCACACACTATCCAGAAGGTCATTCAGTCTCCTCCAGTAGTAGAGAGAAATCTTCAACAGCACTTAGTCATGAAGTGTCACTGAAGTATGCTAATGTTTCTACTGTAACAAAGGTCTCCTCCAGCCAAATGGTTAACATCAGTGTAACCAAAGGTGCTGGACGATCCAGTTCCTGTACAGCACAGATGTGTAACATGCGTGGGAGATGCTCTATAGTCAATGGTATGATTACATGCAAATGCCATGAAGGATATACTGGAAGATTCTGCGAAGAGGAAGAGATGGAAGGAGTTAGCGTACTTCTCATTTTGGGAATACTTGCTTTGGTCCTGCTTGTTGTTGTTGGAACAATCATCTTTAAGAAGAGAGCTGCAAAAAG GAGAGCTAGAACCAACATGCAACAGACTACAGGCCATGGGAATCAGACCTTCAGGAATGAGGCTTTTGTAGAAGTACCAGAG ATACCACAGACAAGCAATTGA
- the LOC125451142 gene encoding claudin-23-like, whose translation MRTPAVMILGLVLAPSGYVLIVTCLVAPAWRDVSGIPNGARDEVHHQGLWEICQDKQSVRELTCGLADDAYFNDQVLAIARGLMIASLVVSAAGILVSTFGVRCWADIPSYKVAGVGGIILLIGGILTLIPVSWYTNRLRQIPNTVGGTDLNVGYAVVLGFVGGSVIVIGGISLLFSFGMLAEMKSPANKTYYPKSPAYPASRYPTGITNPVTVIDLPVSSRSTPAPWDADL comes from the coding sequence ATGCGGACCCCAGCGGTGATGATCTTGGGGCTTGTGTTAGCCCCTTCTGGCTATGTGCTGATTGTTACCTGCCTGGTTGCCCCCGCCTGGAGGGACGTTTCCGGGATTCCCAACGGGGCTCGGGACGAGGTACACCACCAGGGGCTTTGGGAGATCTGTCAGGACAAGCAGTCCGTGCGGGAGCTGACCTGCGGGCTCGCCGACGATGCCTACTTCAACGACCAGGTGCTGGCCATCGCCCGAGGTCTTATGATCGCCTCGTTGGTGGTGTCTGCAGCTGGGATCCTGGTCTCCACTTTCGGGGTCCGCTGCTGGGCCGATATCCCCAGCTACAAGGTGGCAGGGGTCGGAGGGATCATCCTTTTGATCGGAGGGATCTTGACCCTGATTCCGGTCTCCTGGTACACAAACCGTCTCCGGCAGATCCCCAACACGGTGGGCGGCACTGACCTCAATGTTGGCTACGCCGTAGTCCTCGGCTTCGTTGGCGGTAGCGTGATCGTCATTGGAGGCATCAGTCTGCTGTTTAGTTTCGGCATGTTGGCGGAAATGAAGAGCCCGGCGAACAAAACTTACTACCCGAAGAGCCCAGCATACCCCGCCAGCAGATACCCCACTGGCATTACCAACCCAGTCACAGTGATAGACTTACCAGTGTCCAGCCGATCCACTCCAGCTCCTTGGGATGCCGACTTGTAG